The Leadbetterella byssophila DSM 17132 DNA window TAAAAGTAAAGAGGACTTACTCCGGTTGGTACAAAAATATGGGGCTTTACACAAGCCTCAAAACCCTTACCAGAATATACTTAACATTACATTTGGTTCTTCTAACAACAATAAGAATTTTGAAAGACAACTTAAAGAAGAATTCCCTGATGTATTTTTTAGTTTTTCCTACAAGTATCAGAATGCTTATGTGTTAGTATTAAATGAGGTATGATAATGGACCCCAGAATTAGGACAAGGAATTAAGTTTGAAAGATCAATTTTAATAACTTGTCATATTATGGGAAATACACGTAGAAAATTCAGTTCGGAATTCAAGAGCAAGGTGGTCTTGGAAGCCTTAAAGGAGCGACAAACTTTGTCGGAGCTTGCGTCATTATTTGAGGTTCATCCTCAGCAGATCACTAATTGGAAGAAGGAATTCATGGAGAAAAGTGCTCAAATTTTCGAGTTGAAGTCTGTTGGAAAATCAAGTGTTGAAGAACAGGAGAAGGAATTTCTTTATGCTCAAATCGGCCAGCAAAAAGTAGAAATTGAATTTCTTAAAAAAAAGTGGCATCAAATACAGGCCTCAAACAAAGGCGTGAAATGATCGAAGGGACGAATAAACTGCTGGGTATTTCTAAGCAATGCAGTCTATTGGGGATTCATCGCAGTGGTCTATATTACCGGCCCGTAGCAGAGCGTGAAGAAGATTTACAGCTTATGCTTGAAATTGATAAGATTTACCTCAAATACCCTTTTATGGGTAGTCGGAGGGTGGTAGATCAACTAACAAAGTTGGGCTTTCAGGTGAACCGTAAACGGGTGCAGAGATTAAGAAGACTTATGAGATTGGAAACCTTTTATCCTAAACCCAATACCAGTAAAGCAGACCCAGCGAAATATAAGTATCCCTACTTGCTAAAGAATTTAAAAATAGAAAAGATTAATCAGGCGTGGGCTGTGGATATCACCTCTGTCCCCATGAAAACCGGATTTATGTATCTGGTGGCAATAATAGACTTATATAGCAGATATGTGGTCAATTGGTCAATCGGCAACACTATGGATGCACAATGGGTAGGCAATTGTTTGTCAGAGGCATTTGACAAACATGGAGTGCCACAGATAATAAATAGTGATCAGGGAAGTCAGTTTACCTCAGAAGTTTACCTGGACTTACTGAAGGAAAAAGGGGTAGCCATTTCTATGGATGGAAAAGGTAGAGCCGTAGACAATATCTTTATAGAGAGGCTTTGGCGAAGTGTTAAATGGGAATATGTTTATCTTAATCCTGAAATCGATGGAGTGGCGTTGTTCAAAGGATTAACCCAGTGGTTTAAATTTTACAACCATGAGCGAAACCATCAGGGTATTGACATGGAAATTCCAGCAGAAAGATTTAACTTAGTAGCATAGAAAATCGGGTTATCCACAAGCAGGATAAGTTATCAACTCCCCCCTGCACCCCCCTATGTTAACAATAGTAATAATTGTCCTAAATGTGGGGTCCACTTAATATCTCTCAAACCAAAAACATCTTTAGCTGATATAGAGGCCTCTTTTAAAGATAAAATTCGTTTGAAAAAATCGAAGAAGCACAAAACAGCTTTGTTTGAGGTTATACCAGGTAACGATGTATTAAAGGTTGCCAATGAAATAAAGGAAAGTGGCTTAGTGGAATGGTGTCAACCAAATTTTATTGCGGATAGAAAAGTTGGCAACCCTTTATATCCTGATCAATATTATTTAAATAACACTGGACAATTTGGAGGCGTAGCTGGAATAGATATTAATGCTCCCGAAGCATGGGCCCTTACTACCGGGTGTGGAATTAGAGTTGCAGTAGTAGATGAGGGGGTAGATAACCATAATGATATGAATGGGAGGGTAACAACGGGTTTTGATCCTGTAAACTTAACTAACCCGGGTCGTCCCTTGGTTGCCGCGGATAATCATGGAGTTGCATGTGCTGGAATAATAGCTGCCTCAAATAATACCATTGGAATAAGGGGTATTGCAGAGAATGCAATTATAGTACCTGTTAAAATATTTGCAAATGGTACAGCTTACACTGATTCTGATATTGGTGACGCGATTAATTGGGCTTGGGATGATGGCAATGCGGAGGTTTTAAGCAATTCATGGGGAAATGGTCCACCATCTTCAGATATAACAAATGCGATTAACAATGCTACAACCTCTGGACGTGGGTATCCGCCCGACGAACTACATGTTTGATTTCTGAATATTATTCTTAAAGGTCTGCGGGTAGAGATCTTTTAAGTTTTTGTGGTTGATTGACATGATATTTTCCAAGGCATATTTCAGCCACTGAAACGGGTTCACCTCATGCTTTTTGCAGTTGGCAAAGAACGAATAGATCATTGCTGCCCGCTGTGCCGCATCGTGGCTTCCGGCGAACAGGTAGTTCTTACGCCCCAGCGCAACTGGACGGATGGCATTCTCGACAAGGTTATTGTCGATCTGTAGGTTTCCATCGTATAGATACGCTGATAGCGCATCCCAACGTGCGTAGGCATAAGCCATGGCTTTTCCGATCTGGCTTTTGGGCAAGGTGTTTTTGATCTCTTCAAAGATCCATTTGCCCATTTCGTTGATGACCGGCAGTGATCCTTCCAATCGCAGTTCCTTTATCCGATCTGCGGACAGTTGTTCTTCTTTTACCCTGCGCTCTACTTTATAGAGTTCCTGTATCATCAGAAGTGCCCTTTCAGCTCTCGGGCGATCATTGTCCAATGCCTTTTCAAACTCACGGCGTGCGTGTGCCCAACAGGCCAGGTGGGTGATCTCTTTTTTCTTGCCATACTTTTCATATACGGCATATCCGTCCGTCTGAAGATAACCTTTGAAAGTGCCCAGTATGGACATGGGTGCACTGCTGCCCCGGGTAGGGCTATAATCAAAAAGCACAGTCCCATCCAATGGAGCGTGGTACACCCAATAATAACCTTGATGGGCAGCGCCTTTCTTATCGCTGTCCAATACTTTTATCGGTGTCTCGTCAGCCTGTAAATATCCTTTTGTTTTTGTGTCGAAGACCAATTGTTCATAGAGCGGCTGGAGTTTGATCAGGGCCTCCTTGGTCCATCCTTCGATCGTTGAAGAAGCGATCTGTATGTTTTCCCTTGCGAAGATCTGCTTCTGGCGGTATAGCGGGAGATGATCGACATATTTATTTGTTAAGATCATCGCTAACAGGCCTGCTCCGGGGATGCCTTTTTCGATCACCCGTTCGGGAAGTTCGCCAATTTTTATTTCATCCTGCTTTTTGGAAGCATATTTATACCGGATGTAGCGGTTGATATAGAACCTTGCGGGTTCGCACTCCAGTTCCTCGGTAATTTCTTTGCCAATGCATACCATTTCTGAAAGGTCGCCTTCGGGATGAATCTCAATCTCCACTACAGGAAGGTGCTGGGGTAATTTCGCACGGCCTTTATGATTGGGGCGACTGCGGGTGTATTCGATCTTTTGCTTGATTTCCTCTTGCTGCTCTACTACCTCTGCTGGTGCGGCTTCAAAAGGCAAAGAAGTCTGGTTGGGGTCGCCTTCGAAGCGCTCGCGTTTCTGTCCAAACTGCATACGCTTGTACATAGCAAGCTGGGATTCCAGATAGGTTATTTTTTATCACGTTCTGCCAAGGCTTCATCACGACTGGAAATAACCTTGATAAGGTCTTCTTTTGAGAGGTTTTCCAATGCCGTTTCCATACCATAAAGATACGGATTTTTCGCCGTTCTACCTATAAAAACACGCACAATTATGGCAGTGAATAACGTTTTTTTTGTATGCTGCTCACTATCTGAATTCCTTCGATCATCAGCACCAAATCACTCCATGATAGCTCTCCCTTTTTCAGTGTAGACCTGCCAAAAGTACCTTGTTCGAGACGCTTGTAATACAGTACAAAACTGCCACGTTCCCAGTGCAAAAGCTTAATGTGGGTACGGCTCCGGTTCAAGAACACAAACACCTCTCCGCTGGTGGGCTGTCGCTGCATCACCGATATGACCAGCCCGCAAAGACCATCGAAAGATTTTCGCATGTCGCAGTGAGCATCGTACAAATAAAAACGGTGCGAGGAACCTAGCGAGAACATCAGTAAAGATGGATAAACTGGGAAAGTAGACCAAAATCAGTATCTACATTGATCCTTACACCATCGGAATAGATAACTTCAGCTTCACTTTTTTGTCTGGCTTATAAATCCTTATAAAACGTCTGCCGCCCGCATCTTTCTCTTTACTGCGCGAAAACCAGTAATAAAATGTAGCAGTGCTGATCCCATTTTTCTCGCAGTAACGTTTCTTGCTCAGGCCGCTCTGTTGCCAGCCTGCTAGCATAGACAGCATCTGGACTCTGATTTCTTCTTTGCTCATCCTGCAAAGTTCCGCATTATACAACGCTCATGAAATATGCACTTGGTCGGACGGATACGTGTTATCGTATAACACTCTTGGAATAAAAGAAGGAGAGTTAGGTTATAAGAAACGGAAAATTCGTTATGAATTCCCCTATTTAAATCTGCACTATTTTAGGTATTTCTTGATTTTTTAAAGTAGTAATTAATAGATTATTGTATTGATAATATCTATGTTATTATTCAAACAGTAGTCTAATCACTTCAGTTTCATGACCTTTCTTTGTAGCCTGAAGGTACCATATCCCTCGTTCAAACTTAGTAATGTCAAGGCGATATTTATTACCATTTAAGTTTTTAGAATCTTTCAATAAGTCTTCTGCTGAAAGTACTAACTCTTTTTTAATACTTTTTTCGTTAATAAGTTCTATAGCATCAGGTAGCCCGACACCATTGGAAAGGTCGTAAAACTCTAATACAAGGTATTCTTTGGCAGGATTTGGGTATACTGCCTTAAAGAAAGCAGGAATATAAAACACAAAGTCCTCGTAATAGCTTCCACATGTGTTGGTGGCTGTAACTCGAACGTGCCTCGAA harbors:
- a CDS encoding transposase, coding for MGNTRRKFSSEFKSKVVLEALKERQTLSELASLFEVHPQQITNWKKEFMEKSAQIFELKSVGKSSVEEQEKEFLYAQIGQQKVEIEFLKKKWHQIQASNKGVK
- the tnpA gene encoding IS66 family insertion sequence element accessory protein TnpA, with the protein product MSKEEIRVQMLSMLAGWQQSGLSKKRYCEKNGISTATFYYWFSRSKEKDAGGRRFIRIYKPDKKVKLKLSIPMV
- the tnpB gene encoding IS66 family insertion sequence element accessory protein TnpB (TnpB, as the term is used for proteins encoded by IS66 family insertion elements, is considered an accessory protein, since TnpC, encoded by a neighboring gene, is a DDE family transposase.), giving the protein MFSLGSSHRFYLYDAHCDMRKSFDGLCGLVISVMQRQPTSGEVFVFLNRSRTHIKLLHWERGSFVLYYKRLEQGTFGRSTLKKGELSWSDLVLMIEGIQIVSSIQKKRYSLP
- a CDS encoding IS3 family transposase; the encoded protein is MIEGTNKLLGISKQCSLLGIHRSGLYYRPVAEREEDLQLMLEIDKIYLKYPFMGSRRVVDQLTKLGFQVNRKRVQRLRRLMRLETFYPKPNTSKADPAKYKYPYLLKNLKIEKINQAWAVDITSVPMKTGFMYLVAIIDLYSRYVVNWSIGNTMDAQWVGNCLSEAFDKHGVPQIINSDQGSQFTSEVYLDLLKEKGVAISMDGKGRAVDNIFIERLWRSVKWEYVYLNPEIDGVALFKGLTQWFKFYNHERNHQGIDMEIPAERFNLVA
- a CDS encoding S8 family serine peptidase, encoding MKKSKKHKTALFEVIPGNDVLKVANEIKESGLVEWCQPNFIADRKVGNPLYPDQYYLNNTGQFGGVAGIDINAPEAWALTTGCGIRVAVVDEGVDNHNDMNGRVTTGFDPVNLTNPGRPLVAADNHGVACAGIIAASNNTIGIRGIAENAIIVPVKIFANGTAYTDSDIGDAINWAWDDGNAEVLSNSWGNGPPSSDITNAINNATTSGRGYPPDELHV